One window of the Chryseobacterium sp. CY350 genome contains the following:
- a CDS encoding glycosyltransferase encodes MKKISVIFILPDLETGGAERIVTTIANHLSRDRFEPKILLLRKQGGYLDFLKSDVEIIDIGTERIRHSLKPILKEIYRRKPDIVFSGFGEVNAYLSLFIKLFPKVKFIARETNVVSEHVTKKEIKFFYNFYNNYQQIIAQSDDMMNDLVNNFKINRSKIIKINNPVDFDFINEKLSFSQKPDSFKYNYKNVVAIGNLSARKGFDNLLKVFARLKNEKIILHILGDGKDREILHQMKDFLGLKNVVFHGRQENPYQFLKFADLFILSSRYEGFPNVLLEAGACGTYSLANNCPGGINEIIQNDINGEIGNIDNHEGFAQKIRSILQQNYDKEWIINSIKSRFSKDIILDNYEKVLLDLMKK; translated from the coding sequence ATGAAAAAAATTTCTGTCATATTTATTCTGCCGGATCTCGAAACCGGAGGTGCAGAAAGAATCGTCACCACCATTGCAAATCATCTTTCCAGAGATCGTTTTGAGCCTAAGATTTTGCTTTTGCGAAAACAGGGAGGTTATCTGGATTTTCTTAAAAGTGATGTCGAAATTATCGATATTGGTACAGAAAGAATCAGACATTCTTTAAAACCCATTTTAAAAGAGATTTACCGTAGAAAACCGGATATCGTTTTCTCGGGATTTGGTGAAGTAAATGCATATTTATCTTTATTTATCAAGCTTTTTCCCAAGGTTAAGTTTATTGCTAGAGAAACCAATGTAGTTTCAGAACATGTGACTAAAAAGGAGATTAAGTTTTTCTATAATTTCTACAATAATTATCAGCAGATCATTGCTCAAAGTGATGATATGATGAATGATCTCGTAAATAATTTTAAAATAAACCGTTCAAAAATCATTAAAATAAATAATCCTGTTGACTTTGATTTTATTAATGAAAAACTTTCGTTTTCTCAAAAACCAGACAGTTTCAAATACAATTATAAAAACGTAGTGGCGATTGGGAATCTGTCTGCCAGAAAAGGTTTTGACAATCTGCTGAAAGTTTTTGCAAGGCTTAAAAATGAAAAAATAATTCTGCATATTTTGGGTGACGGTAAAGACCGTGAAATTCTTCATCAGATGAAAGATTTTCTAGGTTTAAAAAATGTAGTCTTCCACGGAAGACAGGAAAATCCTTATCAGTTTTTAAAATTTGCCGATTTATTTATTCTTTCGTCGAGATATGAAGGTTTTCCCAATGTTTTATTGGAAGCTGGAGCTTGTGGTACGTACTCTTTGGCCAACAACTGTCCGGGTGGAATTAACGAAATCATTCAGAATGACATCAACGGAGAAATCGGAAATATTGATAATCATGAAGGTTTTGCACAAAAAATAAGATCTATTTTGCAGCAGAATTACGATAAAGAGTGGATTATTAATTCCATAAAATCTAGATTTTCAAAAGATATAATTTTGGATAATTATGAGAAGGTTTTGCTTGATTTGATGAAAAAATAA